GCCGATGAACTTGACGTTCGTGCCCTCGCCGCATTTGCCCGTGAGGTGCATGATGGTGCGATGCAGTTCCTGGCATCCCAGACCTCAACTGGTCTGCAAAGCGTGATTGAGCTGCCGTGGTCGAAAACCGCAACCAAAAAGCTCGGGTTTGACGTTGCTGAACACACGCTTGCCGATACGCTCGTGCAGGTTCCATTGCACAGCTCTTCGCATCGTGGGCAGGTCAGTGCCCGGCTTCGAGAGCTCGGTATCGATCCCCCCATGACCGACTACATCGCCTGGATCTGGCGGCAAAAGCCTGAGGCTTCGTGGCCGGAGCTGTCCTGAATCCCTGAAATCGCCACACAACGATCTCTTCACGGCTCGGCGCTTTTGATGCCGCATCCCGAAGCTGACGGGCGTCTCTGTTCAGGTTCACCTGCGGACGAGTGTTTCTGCTATTCAGGCATTGAAAAACTCTCCTATATTGCTTTTTGCAGACAAGGGTTTGTTCCGTAAGCATTCCAATGAAAGGGTGATTGGGCGATGAGTGAACCGAACAGGTCGGTGGTTATCCAGTGCGCGATGGCGGCGAAGCTGAATTTCGCGTGCCATCAGAGCGCGTTCGCGTTTCTGCGGGAGTTGCGGGTTGAAAACCGGTCGCCGGAAACGCCGTTAGAAGATGTTTCAGTGACGCTGTCGGCGAATCCTCCATTTCTGAAGCCGAAGTCGTGGCGGGTGGAACGGATCGATCCAGCGGGTTCGGTGTCGATTCCGGATCGGGATGTCGAACTCGATGGCGCGTTTCTGCTCGGCCTGACCGAATCGGTGCGCGGCACGGTGACGGTTGCTGTCGAAAAGGAGGGCGTGGCACTGGCCGAAGAGAGCCACCCGGTCGAATTGCTCGCGTTCAACGAGTGGGGTGGAGCGGGGTTTATGCCGGAGTTGTTGGCGGCCTTTTCGCTGCCGAACGATCCCTTCATCGACCGCCTCCTGCGCGAGGCGAGTCTGGTGTTGCGCAGGGCGGGGCGGCCCGACGGCATCGACGGTTACGCGGCGGGCAGCCGCGAGCGGGTGTGGGAGATCGCCTCGGCGCTTTACACAGCGGTCTGCAATCTCGGCATCAGCTACGCGGTGCCGCCGTCGAGCTTCGAGCGCAACGGCCAGAAGATTCGCCTGCCTGGCCAGATCGCCGACAGCCGCGTGGCGACCTGCCTCGACCTGACGATGCTCTTCGTTTCGGCGCTGGAGCAGGCGGGCCTCAATCCCGTCGCCGTGCTGCCGGCGGGCCATGCGCTGGCGGGCGTCTGGCTGCAACCCGAGGAGCTTTCGACGATCGTCATCGACGAGGCCGAGCCGCTGCGCAAGCGCATGCAGTTGAAGGAGTTGCTGCTCTTCGAAACCACCTTCGTGACTTCGTCGCCGCCTCCGCCATTCTCCAAAGCCGTGGCGGCGGCTGCCGACCTCATCGAGTCCGACAGGGAAGACACCTTCCAGCTTGCCGTCGATCTGCGCCGTGCTCGCGCCCACCGCATCATGCCGCTCGCCCTGACGAGCGCCCTGCCTTCTCCGCCATCGACCGACGACGACGGCAGCGCGGAGATCGCCTTCGAGGCGGCTCCGGCGCTTCCCGATTTCGACGAGCTGACCGCCGAAGCGGCCCCGCCCGAAACGCCCGCCGGTCGGCTGGAGCACTGGCAGCGCAAGCTGCTCGATCTCTCGTTGCGCAACGCACTCCTGAACCATCGCCCCGCGAAAAGCAGCCTTGCGCTGCTCTGTCCCGATCCGGTTTTGCTCGAAGACAAGCTGGCGGGAGGCGCGAAAATTTCGATCCAGCCCGTGCCGCGTACCGGCTCGCAGCAGCAGGACGAGGCGCTGCACCGCCAGCGCACGGGGGAGGTGATCGCCGAGGAGTACGCCCGCAACGCGCTCGAACAGAACCAGGTGCTGGCCGATCTGCCGCCGGAGGAGCTGGTGCGCCGGTCGGTCGATCTTTACCGGAAGGCCAAAAGCTCGCTGGAGGAGGGGGGCGCGAACACGCTCTATCTCGCGTTCGGTTTTCTCTTGTGGAAGCAGGAGGTCAAGGAGAGCCGCCGGTTCCGCGCACCGCTGATTCTCGTGCCGGTTTCGCTGGAGCGCAAGTCGGTGCGGAGCGGCGTCAGAATCATCGCGCACGACGACGAGAGCCGTTTCAACACGACGCTGCTCGAACTGCTGCGCAAGGATTTCGGGATCGACATCCGGGGCCTCGACGGCGTGTTGCCGAAGGACGAAAAAGGGGTCGATGTGCAGGGCATCTGGGACAAGGTGCGCCGCGAGGTGAAAGATGCGCCCGGCTTCGAGGTGATCGAGGAGGTGGTGCTGGGCCACTTCTCCTTCGCCAAATATCTGATGTGGAAGGATATGGTGGATCGCGCCGAGGCGCTGCGCCAGAGCGCGGTTGTGCGCCACCTGATCGACACGCCGCGCGATCCCTTCCCGAGTGACATCGCGTTTGCCGATGCCGACCAGCTCGACCGCGAGTTCGCGCCTTCCGACCTGTTGACGCCACTGCCCGCCGATTCATCTCAAATGGCGGCTATTGCCAGTGCGGATCGCGGGAAGAATTTCATCATCATCGGCCCGCCAGGTACGGGCAAAAGCCAGACCATCGCCAACCTGATTGCCCACGCGCTCGGCAAGGGGCGGCGGGTGCTGTTCGTCTCCGAAAAGACCGCTGCGCTCGATGTCGTCCATCGCCGTCTCGAAAGTGTCGGGTTGGGACGATTTTGCCTGCAACTGCACTCCAGCAAGGCGCGGAAGGCGGACGTGCTGGCGCAACTCGGCAGGGCGTGGGAGCAGCGCCAGCTTGCCGACGAGGCGGAGTGGACGCGTGAAGC
This portion of the Chlorobaculum parvum NCIB 8327 genome encodes:
- a CDS encoding DinB family protein, producing the protein MSALTLLTDMYRHMAWADALVLTTVMQKPEAEGDEYLLAKLRHLHATQRVFLDVWTGRPIDPRVADELDVRALAAFAREVHDGAMQFLASQTSTGLQSVIELPWSKTATKKLGFDVAEHTLADTLVQVPLHSSSHRGQVSARLRELGIDPPMTDYIAWIWRQKPEASWPELS